In Syngnathus acus chromosome 5, fSynAcu1.2, whole genome shotgun sequence, a genomic segment contains:
- the g0s2 gene encoding G0/G1 switch protein 2, translating to MESTQELMVFAKEMLRQKPSRHLLKVYLIGSVFALLGTVMGLLERASRPFSSGEPADTEMLLGMAEEPRTVASVTPRKVQVWAKKEEREQDTIQSMTFTKLQGERSLSNRLHASRS from the coding sequence ATGGAAAGCACGCAAGAGTTGATGGTCTTCGCCAAGGAGATGCTCCGCCAAAAACCCAGTCGACATCTGCTCAAGGTCTACCTGATAGGCTCCGTGTTCGCACTCCTGGGGACTGTCATGGGACTGCTGGAGAGGGCGTCTCGGCCGTTCTCTTCGGGAGAGCCCGCCGACACAGAGATGCTCCTCGGGATGGCCGAGGAGCCGAGGACCGTTGCCTCCGTGACGCCACGCAAAGTCCAGGTGTGGGCCAAAAAGGAAGAGCGTGAGCAGGACACCATCCAGAGCATGACTTTTACCAAGCTCCAAGGTGAAAGAAGTTTGTCCAATCGGCTACATGCTTCAAGAAGTTAA